A region of the Nicotiana tabacum cultivar K326 unplaced genomic scaffold, ASM71507v2 Un00002, whole genome shotgun sequence genome:
atcttcttaatgttgtaagtagtaaattagatttgtttcGTAAGTAGCACCCTCCCAAAGGGGTTGCTATAAGttttagtatcagagcctaggtttgTGATTCTAGGATTCTTGTTGTGATCGTAcctaatatttttgttatttttttaaaaaaataacttgGAGATTATAAATTTTTGCATACTTGTTTAATGTAATTTGATGTATTACTTGTGCATATGCATCATGTACATATCCCTAATGCAGTGTGATCTTATCTTTTATAGGAATTTAATATGGCCTCTTCTTCGAATAGAGCTATTGAATCCGTTGATGAAAGTCAGGCCCATTATAATGCCCCACCTCACCTCCAAGAAGGATATGAGGTACCCTTGCCTAACCTAAATCATCATCGTATTAGTGAAAATGAAGTGGATAATAATCCAAGAGCAATGAGTCATAGTACTTCTATTATGACTCCTCAATTTCAGCAGATGGCTGAGTTCTTTCGTTACTTGGCTGGGACAATATCGGAACCTAGTGAAATAAATTTTGAGAAGATGAGGAAAATGGGTGGAGTTGAATTTGAAGGCACTACTGATCCCATGGTAGCTGAACAATGGCTCGAGTGTATGGAGAGAGTCTTTGAACAACTAGAGTGTACTAATGCTGCCAAATTTAAGTATGTTATCTCTCTTTTACAAAAAGATGCCTATGATTGGTGTGTAAGTGTGCTAAATGCAAAAGCAAAACCTCCAGTGCTGACTTGGGATGACTTTGTAAAAGCATTTCGTGCGAAATATGTCCCTCCTGTCTACTGTGatgcaaagaaaaaaaagtttCTGAATTTAAGACAAGGGAGTGTGTCTATTGCAGAGTATCAACAAATATTTCTTAGGCTTTCTCGCTATGCTGGAGGTATTATTGATGGTGAAAGAGACAAGtgcagaagatttgaagaagGTTTGAATGGTTATATTCGAAAATCTGTGGCAATCTTTCAACTTGAGAATTTTTTCAAGTTAATTTCAgctgctcttacttgggaaagAATTGACAAGGAAGAAGCTAGTAGGAGAGAAAACAAGTTTAGGAAGGGTAATTCAGATTATGGCGGTCCATCCAAGAAGAAAAAGTTTGACTATTCCAAGACTGAAAGTGCACAAAAGTCATCATATCATAAGCAGAATAAGCCAAATTTCTCTACTGCTAGTACTCCAAGTTATGGCCAAGGCAAAACTTATACACCTACTTGTGCATAGCGCGAAAAGAATCACTATGGTGTCTGCAGAAGAGCTTCTGGTGATTTTTTTAATTGTGGAAGCATGGATCATAAAGTGAAGGATTGTCCTAATCCTAATCCTCTCTCTTATACGCATACAGAGGGCTCAGTTCAAAATCCTATCACTACTCATTCTCAAGCTAATAGTGGTGCAAGACTTAGAAATATACAAACGGCGGGTTCGGATGGAGCTAATCAGGCTAGTGGGTCGAGATCTACTGCACGAGTCTATGCTATGAGACAGAAGAATGACCAAGATGGCCCGGACGTGGTTGTTGGTAAATTTCACTTATTTGGCATATCTGTTGTTACATTATTTGATCCTGGATCTTCGCACTCTTATGTTTGCTCATCACTTGCATTTCCTGATACTGTTAAATCTGTAAGACTTGACTTTGATATGCTGGTCATGAATCCATTAGGTCATCAGGCTGTTGTTAACAGGATTTACCGAGATTGTCTATTCATGATTCAAAATCTGGTCTTCCCTGCAGACTTGCTTGAAATGCCCTTCCAAGACTATGATGTTATTGTTGGTATGGATTGGCTCCATAGACATCATGCATTGGTTGATTGTAGGTTTAAGCAAGTGACTTTTAGAACTTTTGCATACTCACACATAGTAGTTCAAGGGGAAAGATCATTGACATCTAATATTATTTCTACGGTCTTGGCAAGGAAGATGATTTGTCAAGGTTGTGATGCCTATCTTGCTCATATAGTCGATACACGATTGGGGAGTCCTAGTCTTAAGGACATACCAACCGTGTGCGACTTTCCTGCTGTATTTCCTGATGATCTTCCTGGGTTGCCTCCAGAAAGGGAGATTGAATTTCCTATAGAGCTTGTCCCTGGAACTACTCCTATTTCTATCGCTCCTTATAGAATGTCTCCAGCTGaattaaaagaattgaaggatcaattgcaagaacttcttgataaaggttTTATCCGTCCCAGTATTTTGCCTTGGGGAGCTCatgttttatttgtgaaaaagaaatatgGCACTCTTAGGctttgcattgattaccggcagctgaacaaggtaataatcaagaacaaatatccacttCCTagaatcgatgacttgtttgactaACTGAAGGGTGCCAGcttgttctcaaaaattgacttgaggTCGGGATATTATCAATTGCGCGTGAGGGAGCAAGATGTTCCTAAAACTGCTTTTAGGACCAGGTATGGAcattatgaatttttggtaatgccatttggtttgacaaatgcTCTTGATGCATTTATGGATCTAATGAACCGTGTATTCAAGCCTTATCTTGATCAATTTGTGgtggtgtttattgatgacacTTTAGTCTATTCCAAGAATAGAGAAGATCATGATAAGCATCTCCGGATTGTCATGCAAATTCTGAAAGAGAGGCAACTCTACGCGAAgctttccaaatgtgaattttggttgagtgaagtggcatttttggggcatattgtatcagctgAAGATGTGAAGGTTGATCCTAGTAAGATTCAAGCTATTATTGATTGGAAACCTCCTAAAACTCTAACTGAGATAAGAAGTTTCTAGGGtttagcaggatattataggagGTTCGCGAAGGGCTTTTCTATTATAGCTTCTCCTTTGACCAAACTTTCGGGGAAAGACGCCAAATTTGTGTGggatgacaagtgtcaagagaGCTTTGAAAAGCTCAAATCCTTGTTGACACAAGCTCCAATACTTTTTTTGCCAGCTGAAGGGAAAGATTATGTGGTATACAGTGATGCATCTCACCGTGGCttgggttgtgttttgatgcaagaagggaaagtaattgcttatgcctCTCGAAAGTTGAAATCGCATGAGTTGAATTATCCCACTCACGATCTCGAATTTGCTGCCAttatttttgccttaaaaatttggaggcattacttgtacgggGAGAAATGTCACATATttactgatcaccagagtttgaAGTACTTGGGTACACAAAAAGAGTTAAACTTGAGACAACGTAGATGGCTTGAACTCATCAAAGATTATGATTGCACGATTGATTGTCATCCTGGTAAAGctaatgtggttgcagatgcatTGAGTCGCAATTCCCTTGCAAGTTTAACTCTAAGTCCTTTGCCCTTGCTTCTTGAATTAAGAGCCATGAATATTTATCTTTCATTTAATTCTAATGGTTCTATCATTGCTAATTTGCAAGTCAAGCCAGTCTTACTTGAGCAGGTCCAAGAAGCGCAGAAGTTAGATGAGAAACTTGTGAAACGAGTTGAAGAAGTCCAAAATGGAAGAGAATCAAATTTTACATTGAAGAAAGATGATACATTATTTTATAAAAGTAGGTTGTGTGTTCCTAATGATGATGAATTGAGGAAGCATATCTTGATTGAAGCACAAAGTTCGACTTATGCAATGCATCCTGGAGGTACTAAAATGTTCCGGACCATCAAGGAGCACTACTGGTGGAGTggtatgaagaaagacattgcagAGTTCATTTCTAAATGCTTGGTATGTCAACAAATAAAAGCTGAGCATCAAGTCCCAGCTGGTCCTACTACAACCCTTGTcaatacctgagtggaaatgggaaaggaTAACGATGGACTTTGTTTCTGGACTTCCAAGCACTCAAAGGAATcatgatgcaatttgggtcattgtagatAGATTAACTAAGAGTGCTCATTTCTTGGCAATCAGAATGGACTACTCACTGGAACGTTTGGCAGAATTATACATTAATGAGATTGTGAGGCTGCATGGAATCCCTGTTTCTATTTTGTCTAATAGAGATCCAAGGTTTACATCCAGATTTTGGTCTAGCTTGCAAGAAGCTTTGGGTTCTAGGTTgaattttattaccgctttttaTCCACAAACAGACGGCCAGTCTGAGAGGGTAatacaaatcttggaggatatgcttcgagcctgCATTATTGAGTTTGAGGGTAGTTGGGACAAACACTTAGCCctgatagaatttgcttacaataatagctaccaatcaagtATAGGCATGTCTCCTTATGAAACTTTGTATGGGAGAAAATGCAGAACGCCTCTTTGTTGGAACGAGGTTGGTGAAAGTAAATTGGCGGGTCCTGAGATTGTTCGACAAATTGaagataaggtaaaaatcatcaaGGATCGCTTAAAAATTGCCTCAGACAGACAAAAATCTTATGCCGATCTTAAGAGGCGTGAAATTGAGTATAAAGCGGGTGATAAGGTATTTTTAAAGGCTTCTCCATGGAAGAAGATTATGAGATTTGGCCAAAAAGGTAAACTTAGTCCATGATTTATTGGACTTTATGAAGTGCTTGGGAGAGTTAGCCCAGTTTCTTATAAACTAGCTCTTCCACCAGAGTTAGACAAGATCCACAACAtctttcatatttctatgctcagAAGATACCGCtcagatccatctcatgttcttcCTATTGAATCTATAGAGGTCAATCCTGATTTGACATATGGAGAAGAACCAATCCAAATCTTAGCGCGTGAGTTAAAGAAGCTTAGAAACAAGAGCATCCCCTTAGTGAAAGTTCTTTGGAAAAATCATTCTGGTGAAGAAGCTACCTCGGAGCGAGAAGAGGATATACGAATTCAATATCTACATTTGTTTAGGGACTAGTACCAGGTAAATTTTGGGACGAAATTTATTTAAGGGGGAGAGAGTTGTAACACCCTaaatttttactattatttgCATTTTCGATTGAGCATCTTTATAAtgagaaaatatttttacttcGCACTTCCTAAATGTGAAATTTACAATACATAAAAATTCCTTACTCTAGGTTGTATTAATACTGATAAAGAAGTTCCATGGTGTTGCTATAcgtaacacttaatattattttgataaattattgttaaatatattataattaaatTTTTGGGTTGTCactcttttgtatttatctaaggATATTTAGTAGTTGGGCagctatttatattttatatttatccAAAATTCTTAAAGACAACTTTGATTGACTTAGTCTTCCATAAACTCCCCATTTTCATtctttcaagaaaaagaaaaaaacacccCTACCCTCTCTCCTTCTTATTACCTGAAAACTTCATGAAAACCACCATAAATTTCTACTAAATCAACCAGCAAAATTCATTCTTTGTGAAGCTCAAGTTGCTCCTCTCTTTTGTGGTAAGTTACTAAACCCGTTTTTACACTAGATAACTATTAGTTTTTTCTTCATATCTTTTTGTATAAAGCTCTGTTTTAAGTGATCTAAGACTTTCTGGAAAGCTATTTCATAGATCTATAACTCTTATGAAGGAACCAAAACCTGATTTGTCCTTTAGTTACCCGAAAATAGGTGATGAAGTACAGGGCGGGTGCTGCCCAGATTTTCTATTTTACAAACCCTCATTGTACTACTGTTAGTAAGTTTAACATAACGTTTTGTATAAAATTGATATGGGGGTGATTAAAAATTTTCTGAAATGCTAAGACATATATGTACAACTGTAAAGAAGACCACACAGTCTAGTTTgtcctttttaatttttaaaaatgagTCACAACACGAGGCAGTGATACTGTCCAGAATTTCTGTTTCAAATattttgggtaattttcaccaatatcatATTTAGTTTGACATGTTAAATTATTGAACTTATATAGATATTTTActatgtatttaaggtatatatatcCTTGTAAAAGCTAAGGGGAAATGTTTCAGGAAGTGGAAGGATTTGGTTTGTCTAGGGCGTAGACGATTCGAACGTCCTGAAGTGGTGGTTGAACTATTTTGtggtaaaacaccaaggtttgtgtataaacttTGCACTCTTTTTACTTTctgaaatattttgaaataacctgatattttatttttcttctctttaatTAATAGCATTGTATTCGTTTTATATTAAGTATTGCAAAATAATTGCTAAATCGCCCACTAGTACGGATTGTTTGATCATTCTGCATTCTTGTTAggactttgtccttcttgtggcGGTGACTTTGTCACTTATTttggcatgcctcttgatttgGATCTTTTACCATCTTtactttggatttgtagttcgtcttaaattatgaaacttgtccgtgttaagtataaactaggaagccatttttaatatggttcttgattctcttgactattgggttttgaccctacttgatttTGGGTTTCGATCCATCTTGATATCTGATTTTACTTAGTGTGATGGCATGGCGTTCATATTGGgcgaaaaataaatatttgacaAGCTTTCTTGGATTGATAGTATACGCTTTCTCAACTCTTATATCTTGAACATAGTTATTGATAATTGGAAACACTTCAAGGGTTGATATTTGAAacttttgatatatttgttcacttgttttaaattatattttatttgagCTACCTATGACTAAAAATGAGAATTGGAGAAGTTAATGGCTCCAAGCCCCCAAAGTTTATACgccactaagctttatgcttagcgatagttgtTTTCTATTGTAGGTAATGTACGGGATGGAATTTGAAGACGGCCTTATGAAGTAGTCTTTTTTTTGGGAGTACttatggagatcacatttgcatatgcaccatggttttgtatagttttgggacttgtacatgatatatatgtcacacttgtgtatgttatttggaggcttggatattaagaccaaaatcttgtaacttgaatttggtaacttattttgttgttttaaggtgtgttaataactcaagtcttgtaatatATTAAATTTTCACTTTGTCTTATATATATGTACAAAGGAAAAAAATTAGTTTTCCTTTTTATACCTAatagtttgaaatttatgtacaatatAAATTTGCAGTGATGTCGAATGAAAGTATAATTTTGTTAAGAAGTTGCTTTAACGTGTTGATTATTCAAGAAGGGTTATATCACCTTATGTTGAAattttgacattgtattttattttttaaaaaataaaataaaaattatgaagaatattttcgaaaataaaaatattgcacTTTGGACCTCATCACATGTGCCTATTTCTGCTATTAAATTATtctgaatatttttttaattaatatcttCTTAATGTTGTAAGTAGTAAATTAGATTTTTTTCGTAAGTAGCACCCTCCCAAAGGGGTTGCTACAGGAAATCGCCCCCGATGTCATAGAATTGGTGCAAAAATACCCCTCCGCCGTTAGGACCCTCTACCATGCCAATATTATCCCATGTGGCCTGATATATTACTGAGGTGGATGCCATGTGGCATTCCACCTCATCGCATCTATCCCATTTTATCCTTCCCTTACTTCTTCCACCACCACGTTC
Encoded here:
- the LOC142178843 gene encoding uncharacterized protein LOC142178843; amino-acid sequence: MDHKVKDCPNPNPLSYTHTEGSVQNPITTHSQANSGARLRNIQTAGSDGANQASGSRSTARVYAMRQKNDQDGPDVVVGKFHLFGISVVTLFDPGSSHSYVCSSLAFPDTVKSVRLDFDMLVMNPLGHQAVVNRIYRDCLFMIQNLVFPADLLEMPFQDYDVIVGMDWLHRHHALVDCRFKQVTFRTFAYSHIVVQGERSLTSNIISTVLARKMICQGCDAYLAHIVDTRLGSPSLKDIPTVCDFPAVFPDDLPGLPPEREIEFPIELVPGTTPISIAPYRMSPAELKELKDQLQELLDKGFIRPSILPWGAHGASLFSKIDLRSGYYQLRVREQDVPKTAFRTRYGHYEFLVMPFGLTNALDAFMDLMNRVFKPYLDQFVVVFIDDTLVYSKNREDHDKHLRIVMQILKERQLYAKLSKSEDVKVDPSKIQAIIDWKPPKTLTEIRSF